In the genome of Aspergillus luchuensis IFO 4308 DNA, chromosome 2, nearly complete sequence, one region contains:
- a CDS encoding uncharacterized protein (COG:S;~EggNog:ENOG410PH44;~InterPro:IPR001077,IPR036388,IPR016461,IPR029063, IPR036390;~PFAM:PF00891;~go_function: GO:0008168 - methyltransferase activity [Evidence IEA];~go_function: GO:0008171 - O-methyltransferase activity [Evidence IEA]) — translation MEALVEEVRRQAKAGDEKTRKDILDSLSKLYASIESPDDTVQRFTFYNMQLACIRTAIDLKLFELLTQADGPLTVDQLSESTGANPVFTGRLLRYLASYHAVQEVAKDTFTASNISRTFSQRGFQAAVGHLFNNAGPSIQDLPAFLKENGYPDIQDNVKTPFQRVMNTELPAFLWLQEHPENLAFFNEHMQANRFGMPTFLDVFPASEKASETSADRALFVDIGGGFGQQAISFREKYSQLEGRVIVQDLAPTTANATQHPGVEFMAYNFFTPQPVKGAKFYYLRNILHDWPDHKCVEILQNIKDAMAPDSYILIDDMVLPNVGVHWQQAQLDMLMMAALGARERTQEQWNQLLQSAGLKINKVHTYTESLQDSIIEAVAA, via the exons ATGGAGGCCCTAGTGGAAGAAGTCCGGAGACAGGCCAAGGCCGGTGATGAGAAAACACGAAAGGATATCTTGGATTCACTGAGCAAGCTGTATGCTTCTATCGAATCTCCAGATGATACTGTTCAGCGCTTTACCTTCTAC AATATGCAACTGGCTTGTATCCGCACCGCCATCGATCTAAAGCTATTCGAGCTATTAACACAGGCCGATGGCCCCCTCACTGTGGACCAGCTGAGTGAGAGCACAGGAGCCAATCCAGTGTTCACGG GCCGGTTACTGCGTTATTTGGCTTCCTATCACGCAGTCCAGGAGGTTGCCAAGGATACGTTCACTGCGTCCAACATCTCTAGAACCTTTTCCCAGCGTGGATTCCAAGCTGCTGTTGGCCATCT CTTCAATAATGCcggcccatccatccaagatCTCCCAGCCTTCCTGAAGGAGAACGGATACCCCGATATTCAAGACAATGTAAAGACACCTTTCCAGAGAGTCATGAACACGGAATTACCGGCGTTTCTATGGCTGCAGGAACACCCTGAGAATTTGGCATTCTTCAATGAACACATGCAGGCCAACCGATTTGGCATGCCTACCTTCTTGGATGTCTTCCCAGCCTCCGAAAAGGCCAGCGAAACAAGCGCTGACCGAGCCCTTTTCGTGGATATTGGAGGAGGGTTCGGCCAGCAAGCCATTTCCTTTCGGGAAAAGTACAGCCAACTCGAAGGTCGAGTGATTGTTCAGGATCTGGCCCCGACCACGGCCAACGCGACGCAGCATCCTGGCGTAGAGTTCATGGCTTATAACTTTTTCACTCCGCAGCCAGTCAAAG GAGCGAAATTCTACTATTTGCGGAATATCCTCCACGATTGGCCAGATCACAAGTGCGTGGAGATTTTGCAGAATATTAAGGATGCTATGGCCCCAGACTCTTACATTCTGATTGATGACATGGTCCTGCCTAATGTTGGCGTTCACTGGCAGCAGGCACAATTAGACATGCTCATGATGGCGGCCTTGGGCGCTCGGGAGCGAACTCAGGAACAGTGGAATCAGCTGTTACAGAGCGCAGGGCTGAAGATTAACAAGGTGCACACGTATACAGAGAGCTTGCAGGATAGCATTATCGAAGCCGTTGCTGCATGA
- a CDS encoding uncharacterized protein (COG:S;~EggNog:ENOG410PWZ5;~TransMembrane:7 (o18-37i49-69o89-106i127-149o175-197i209-229o249-268i)) has translation MSAPPAGGDQNRGPALVAIYWAETSFAILAVALRLYGRKLINGFGADDYMMVFTLLLFITLAAFVTYLADKGGCRHLYYLTTDQQLLVVKFNWITQVWGIFGFATGKSSVALQIKRILGPNDNWMKWLLWFLMLSTTIFCGLDCLFGIVQCDPPRALWEPWIPHTCWNTNVQANFAIFISAWNVLVDLVLAAIPIPIIWRTSLTLKQRIATCTLLGLGPLAAAFGLVKIQYLAGLKERSDLTWQTYNLYVWSGSELFVIIICGCVPPMRPIFTTLFGQNKSQFTGYYDSSSGYKRRQNYKLSTLGSSQPVQSQDEDTEALHSRVEGTGSHLPKSRFTEGGIYREVNISIVEGPK, from the exons ATGAGTGCACCACCGGCTGGCGGTGATCAGAATCGCGGCCCTGCTCTGGTGGCCATTTACTGGGCCGAGACATCTTTCGCCATTCTGGCGGTCGCATTGCGACTCTATGGCCGGAAACTAATCAACGGCTTTGGCGCTGATGACTATATGATGGTCTTCACCCTG ctcctcttcatcactcTAGCTGCATTTGTGACCTACCTCGCCGACAAAGGAGGCTGTCGGCATCTGTACTACTTAACAACCGACCAACAACTCCTAGTCGTGAAGTTTAACTGGATCACTCAAGTATGGGGGATTTTCGGCTTCGCGACCGGCAAGAGCTCAGTGGCTCTACAAATCAAGCGAATCCTGGGCCCAAATGATAACTGGATGAAATGGCTCTTATGGTTCCTAATGCTCTCTACTACCATCTTCTGCGGGTTGGACTGCCTCTTCGGTATCGTGCAGTGTGATCCTCCCCGCGCACTATGGGAGCCTTGGATTCCTCATACCTGCTGGAACACAAATGTACAAGCGAACTTTGCGATATTCATATCAG CATGGAACGTGCTGGTAGACCTTGTCCTCGCTGCTATCCCCATCCCGATTATCTGGCGGACGAGTCTCACCCTCAAGCAGCGGATTGCTACCTGTACCCTTCTCGGGCTTGGTCCATT AGCTGCAGCCTTCGGCCTCGTCAAAATCCAATACCTCGCTGGACTGAAAGAGCGTTCTGACCTGACCT GGCAAACATACAACCTATACGTCTGGTCCGGGTCCGAACTTTTCGtgatcatcatctgcggCTGCGTGCCCCCGATGCGTCCTATATTCACGACGCTGTTTGGACAGAACAAGAGCCAGTTTACAGGCTACTATGACTCCTCCTCCGGGTATAAGCGCCGACAGAATTACAAACTCAGTACCCTGGGATCGTCGCAGCCGGTCCAGAGTCAGGATGAGGATACCGAAGCGCTGCATTCTCGGGTAGAGGGGACCGGATCACATCTGCCTAAGTCGCGTTTTACTGAGGGAGGGATTTATCGGGAGGTTAATATATCGATAGTGGAGGGGCCTAAGTGA
- a CDS encoding uncharacterized protein (COG:S;~EggNog:ENOG410PU2J) yields the protein MSWHGADEVWREQSWLDATINVAACSGLRHVIFPSPHCVFPTDSLSPAGLIKPRFSRATVSSFLSFVCAQTIGRVFPINVDRLPIVGRRLPLDDEEQDDDDCSCPVNPPLPTTERTVFSPGGCLVYGYPFTGGVLIKNADLVDLLFLSLPRFQAVQRASSADEEDRFCKLLRRTGATWWPSREDELEAILEGGEMTEEEKKVLVFGWPADGVGVWVLRFANPSEMPRDFMRIGFAMNMEERILIMREYGAIFVEDVSQVEELREAL from the exons ATGTCTTGGCA TGGTGCGGATGAGGTTTGGAGGGAGCAATCATGGCTTGATGCTACTATAAATGTCGCTGCCTGTTCGGGCCTGCGCCACGtgatcttcccttcccctcactGCGTCTTCCCTACCGATTCTCTTTCACCTGCTGGACTTATCAAACCCAGGTTCAGTCGAGCAACCGTGTCcagcttcctctccttcgtctGCGCCCAAACCATCGGCCGCGTATTCCCCATCAACGTGGACCGCCTCCCGATCGTGGGCCGACGACTCCCACTcgacgacgaggagcaggacgacgacgactgcTCGTGCCCCGtaaaccctcctctcccgaCAACGGAACGGACCGTCTTCAGCCCCGGAGGATGCCTTGTCTATGGGTACCCCTTCACCGGTGGCGTCCTCATTAAGAACGCCGACCTGGTTGACCTGCTTTTCCTCTCGCTTCCGCGCTTTCAGGCCGTGCAGCGCGCATCCAgtgccgatgaggaggacagGTTCTGTAAGCTCTTGCGCCGGACTGGGGCGACGTGGTGGCCGAGTCGGGAGGATGAGCTTGAGGCAATTCTagaggggggagagatgacggaggaagaaaagaaagtgCTGGTGTTTGGGTGGCCGGCGGATGGTGTAGGCGTGTGGGTGTTGAGGTTTGCGAATCCCAGCGAAATGCCAAGAGACTTTATGAGAATCGGTTTCGCCATGAatatggaggagaggatccTGATTATGAGAGAGTATGGCGCTATCTTTGTGGAGGATGTCTCGCAGGTGGAGGAGCTTCGTGAAGCGCTTTGA